The DNA segment ccctcaaaatccccaagGAGCCCTGCAGGTGGCTGAGCCCCCCTGCCTACCTGCCCAGGGCCCCCAAGGCCACAAGCGCCACCCCAACCCCTCCATGCCACAAGCCAAGGGCACTGTTTTGTTATTGCAGAGATGTATTTTTGGGTTTCAGTTTGAAATAACTTAAAAGAACCTCACCAGCCCTCGAGCACaaggtggcagtgctggcaggaaGCCCTGTGTCTCCTGGGGTCACGGAGATggcgtgtccccatgctggtcaccccagtgcccagcaggacagACCCACCCGGCtctgctggggccaggctgtcccctgtccctcacacctgggcagctcctgcagactCTGGGGGTCCTTGGTCCCACACTCTCCCAGGGGCACAAGGAAAGCCACTGCAGTGGAGCTGGGCAGGTCCTGGCGCTGCGAGCCAGCTTGGTCCATGCCATGCCATtctgcagcaccctggggcaTCACTGGgccctgttcctcctcccatcaccgggccatcctcctcctctcttgCCGGCCTGGCGGGAGCCGTGCCAGGCTAGCGCGGCGCCGGGCGCTGCCGGAGCACACGCAGGGCCAGGCTGTcggcctgcagcagcagctgccggATGcgggccagccccagccccgagACGGCCGCGCCGTTGACCTGCAGGATCTCGTCCCCCACGCCCAGGAGCCCCGCGTAGAGCTTGGCCGTGCCAGCATCCGCCATCTCCTGCACGTAGACACCTGCGGAGGGAACGGGGATGGGTGAGAGCCCTTCCTGCCCCGGAGCGCCAGGGGCTGCACAGACACAGACCTGTGACAAACAGCCTTTGGCGTGGGCTGCGTGTCACGAGCCGAGCGCTGAGGGACACACAGGACACATGGCAGCATCCCCCTCCTGCATCACTTCTGCAGCAACGGAGCAACCCCCTGCACCCGTGCCCGAGCTCGCCCTTGGGGTGGGACGAGAGCCGCCATGGAGGGATCAGAGTGTGCCGGAGCTTTGGGATGATCCCACAATACCTGTGTCGGGCCGGCCGTGTCCGGAGGTGACGGAGAAGCCGAAGGCGCCGTGGGGCGGtcgctgcagctccagctggctgGTGCCATCGGGGAACACCTCGACCACGCGGCCCACCGCGCGCAGCTGGCCCGGCGCCCCGATATCCTCCACGCTCAGCGAGCGCTGCGGCCCCGAGCCCCCCttcctgtggggacagggagcatGGCTGAGCGGGGACAAGGGACGTGCAGCCCAGGGtgatgcagcccagcacagcgtCCTGGGATGTGCCAGCCCCCATCCTACCTGTCAGCCgtgctctggggcaggaggtaGGCACTGGCACGAGATGCCTTCCCCAGCTGGGGATGCAGGCTCTGGATAGAGGCAGCTTTTTGGGGCTGGCAGAAGGGTGACACCTGGGGAGAAACACCTGGCTGAGATGGGGACAAACACTGCGCAGCACCACGGTGCCGAGGGAGTGGAGGAGTTGGGACATCCCATCCCCCTGGAGCATTCCCCAACTCAGTGCTGAGGAGGGACAAGCTCCCTTGTCTATCTGCTCTTCCACTACCAcccctctccttccttcccccttCCACTTCCCAGTTGACTCTGGACTTTTCAAACGCAGCAAGTTTGGAGTGGCGCATCCCCCCACGCCCCCTCCAGGCCTGAGCCACAAATCCACACTCAGGAGCACttcatcccagcccagcatcctTTCCCCTGTGCCACGCCGGTCTCTCCGCGTGGGGCGATGTCCAAGCTCACCAGCTGCAGCGACTGCAGGGACGGTGACTTCCTGACGCCGGGGCTGCCCTGCGGGGAGCCGCCGGGGGCCGGCAGCTGCTCCATGCTGTAGCAGCGGAAGCGGCCCAGGCGCTGCTTGGTGCTCTGGCTCAGGCTGCACAGGAGCTTCTTCAGCGCCGAGGCCGAAGCGCTGCTGCCCTTGCGGCTCACGGGCCGGCCCGGCTCCCTGCGGGAGAGGCGTGGAGGTCACACACCGAGGGGCTGCGGGACCTGCACCCGCCTCGGCAGCCTTGAGAGCTGCAGCACGGTGAGAGAGTGACACGTTTGTCACTACCCAAAGTGACCCGAAGGGCTCCCTCCCTGTTTTCTCCGTTATTTCAGGGGTTTGACACATCTCAGAAGTCCCCTGCTCTGCCACAAGGGATCACATCCTGCCAACGGGCTCAGAGGACCCAGCACCACCTTGGAACTCTCCTGCCAGGCTGAGAGATGCAGCgccaggcacagggctggcaggatcGCACTTGGAAAGCTCCAAGGCAGCTGATTTTCCCCACCTGACACCAGGGAAACACCTCTGCTGTAACATCCCCGGCAGAACCAGATGTGGGGAAACACAGctcccccaaacccacagcacCACACGGGCACACTGTAACCCCCACACTGTGGTTTCTGTGAGGTTTTTGGAGCCAGGGAGCTgaacccagcagtgcccaggagaGAAGCTCGGGGCCGCAGGGTTTGGGATGCCGTGGCCGCCCCCGCTCGCTCACCCATGCATCGCATTCCCAGCCGGGAGCCGCTGGGGCTGCGCTCCCGACATCCCGGCACCTTCCCCGGCAGGATGAGCAGCCTCCGGGGGCACGGCGGTGACAGCGCTGCCAGCGGGGTGTGACAGTGCCCCTGCAACCACAGTGAGACGGTCACACGCCTGTTCCATCGGGGACCCCCCCAGCACTCCACGCGCGGGTCTCTTACCTCTGCCCGCCCCCGGGCCGTCCTGCCCGTGGGTGTTGTTGCAGTTGTTGGTGGACAAGGCACGGAGGGGGCTCCCCGGGAGCCagcgggggctgcagggactccgccgcccggccggccccgccgtGCCCCCGGGCTGCGGTGGGGCTGCGCTGCCAGCAGCCGGCTCCGGGCCCCGCACTCCTTGGCTCGGCGCCTGGCGGCTGCCGGTGGAGAACAGGGCTTTCCTGCAAGGCACCTGGGCGCAGGCCTTCTTGGTAGGAGGGGGAGCAGGGACGTGGGTGCCTGGGATGGGCGTGCTGGTCCTCAGCTGCGAGGAAGGCTCCAGGGGCTCACTGGGCTGCTGCGGGGGGCGAGCTGCGTTCCCCACTCCCTTGCTGCCCCCCAGGTGTTGATGGGGCTCCCCATCTTCCCGGCTGCTGGTTCTTCCCGGTGCTGGGGGGCAAAGCGGCCCCGAGTCCCCGTGCTCGGGGTCCCCGCTGGGCACACCCGATCCCTTCCTGGCCCTGGCCTCCGGCTGCGGGGCAGCGCGGGCAGTTCTGTGCCCGCGGGCGcgggggtcccggtgcccccGCAGGTGGGGGCTGCGCGGTCCTGCCTCCTCGCTGTCCGTCCGGCAGCCGTCCGAGGTGTCGGTGCTCTCCAGGGCCGAGTCCACCTCGTCGATGTAGGTGACATCCCCGATGTAGGTCTCCTTGATCTTCTCGGTGTGGATGCGCTGCCGGGAGGGCAGGATCCACAGCGGGGACCCTCCGGGGCCCAGAGGCCTGATTTTAGGCTCTGTCTGGGCAGCGCCCGTCCCTCTGCTATCCCCTGGAACGCTTCTTTGTGCCGCAGGGCTACTTTTGGCCGGCTCGGGGGCAGCTTGCGCGTCCGTGCCCCGGCCGGCGGCAGCCCCGAGGAAGGAGCCGCAGGCGCTGCACTTGCCCCCGGCCACGAGGTCGCCGCTGCGGGCTTTGGGCTGGCCAGCGCCGTcccccggctgcctgctgcccgCCGGCTCCGGCGAGGCGATGGCCGAGCCCAGCGCCCGGCGGTGCCGCAGCTGCAGCCGCTCCAGGTACCGCACCTCGGCGTCCCGGGCCGACTCGTCCTCGAAGCGGACGCGGGACGGGGACGgtccccgcggccgccgcggccgcccgcAGCTCGAGTCCCCGCTGGACGAGTCGCTCAGGCTCCCTCCGTCCCGCGGGGCGACGCTGGGCCTCCCGCCGGGCTCCCTGCCACggggacagacagacggacGTCCTGCAGGCTGCTCGGCAACCCGGGGAGAGCGGGGCGGGAGGGGGAAACGCGGGGCAAGGAGGAAAGTCCGCCCGGGgatccctggctgtgcacagccctgcttcCCTCCAGCCTGGAGCCGAAACCCGCAGAGGCTGCGGCACCTCCCGGCTGCCACGGCTCGACCTCCATCGCCCCTTCCGTGCCCGGGGTGTGTGGTTAATCATTCCAGGAACAGCACATCGCACATGACCCGGCGAGACGCCGCTGTGGTGCAGGCTCCAGCAGCGAGTCTCGCCCGGGAAAACATTCCCCATCAGCTGGGAAACGCCACCCATACTTCCGTGTGATCATAAACCACAATTACCAAAATGTCTCCCAAACACAGGGAAAGAGGCCGGGCACATCCAGGGTATGAGCCAGCGGGTCGGATCCCGGCTCCGCACGCGTGCCTGCACACGTGTGCCCGCCCCAAACCCCGTGTGGATGTGCCCCAAACCCGGCTGCGGGCCGGGGGCTCGGTGGGCACTGACCTGGGCTGCGGGAGGGCGgcggggagcagcaggatgtcGTGGCTGGCGCGCAGCGGGTTGGTGCGAGCCTTCATGCGGGCgcgctgcagcagctgcttggcCTGCTCGTGCCGCgggctcagctccagctcctgcccggCCACCGAGGCCCTGCGGCCCCGCAGCGGGCAGCGGGattaggaaaaaataacaggGATTAGACGTGCTTTAACAGTGACGACgaggctgctctgcccagggagagCGGGGCTTGGCCGCCACTCAGGGGCGGGCTGGCCCTGCCGGGGATGGCCGGGTGGGCACCCCGCTCCCCCGGTGCCAGGTGAGACTCTGggcaggctgagcacccccacaGCTCGGGCACAGGCTCCCTGTGGACAGGGAAATGAGGGCAGGCATTGCTTCCCATCCCTGTAAATCCCGCGGTGGTGGGGAGGCAGGGATGTTTGAGGTGGCCCCCTGACCTGTCTTGCTGCCTTGCCTTCCTTGCAGGGGGTCTTTGCccgcacccccagccccctctgagTGCAGGGTGAGGGACCTgacagctctccctgctgcaccGCTGCCTTCCTGGTTGGCCACGGCCCTAATCCTCCTGATTAAAATAATCAGCTCAGGCAGTCTCCCCGGGAAGCCTGGCCTTAACCTCTTCAGTGCAGCTCGGTGGGCAcacgctgccccagcagcaccacggGAGGCCCAGGGCTCCCCCAGGCTttggctgccctgctcacagGAGGTGCTGCATCCCCGGCTCTGCCCTGCACCCCCatcactgctccagctgccagagcagagcacaggcagtGACCACAACACTGGGGGGGTCTTTCCCCACTCACTGTTCTGCCCTTTGCAGCCCCCAGCCTCTCACCTGCCTCTGCCACCTCCTTATTTTTAGCCCGTACCTCTAAGGTTTTTCATTAGCCCAACAAGATTACACACTCCTGCCGCCTCGATCCTCTTAAGCACCTGGAGCAAATTTCTGTCCCAACctcttccccagctcccttcctgccctggcagggatgtCCTGAGCTCAGACACCAGGGGGAc comes from the Passer domesticus isolate bPasDom1 chromosome 7, bPasDom1.hap1, whole genome shotgun sequence genome and includes:
- the KIAA1614 gene encoding uncharacterized protein KIAA1614 homolog; amino-acid sequence: MGTSPRRVSPPEPRQRSQDPFLEWPAGAMEGSPPAEARRLPRPPKPHPQRGRSPAPPERPEARGPHAVLEGKVKALKEKRGGRPGTPAAAPERPSPKKARPRRGKAGAEEPRAQLRTYLTDGLLDGGQPPPAPGLWRLPAARGDVPGGAELPPDKGSGSWRCASLRERPSLDEEARSPLRDRDRERERERGRPSVPAARSWERLPLAERVERNRRLLQEVLGLAAPEMPASDGDWDSGVSLQDAEGCRASVAGQELELSPRHEQAKQLLQRARMKARTNPLRASHDILLLPAALPQPREPGGRPSVAPRDGGSLSDSSSGDSSCGRPRRPRGPSPSRVRFEDESARDAEVRYLERLQLRHRRALGSAIASPEPAGSRQPGDGAGQPKARSGDLVAGGKCSACGSFLGAAAGRGTDAQAAPEPAKSSPAAQRSVPGDSRGTGAAQTEPKIRPLGPGGSPLWILPSRQRIHTEKIKETYIGDVTYIDEVDSALESTDTSDGCRTDSEEAGPRSPHLRGHRDPRARGHRTARAAPQPEARARKGSGVPSGDPEHGDSGPLCPPAPGRTSSREDGEPHQHLGGSKGVGNAARPPQQPSEPLEPSSQLRTSTPIPGTHVPAPPPTKKACAQVPCRKALFSTGSRQAPSQGVRGPEPAAGSAAPPQPGGTAGPAGRRSPCSPRWLPGSPLRALSTNNCNNTHGQDGPGAGRGALSHPAGSAVTAVPPEAAHPAGEGAGMSGAQPQRLPAGNAMHGEPGRPVSRKGSSASASALKKLLCSLSQSTKQRLGRFRCYSMEQLPAPGGSPQGSPGVRKSPSLQSLQLVSPFCQPQKAASIQSLHPQLGKASRASAYLLPQSTADRKGGSGPQRSLSVEDIGAPGQLRAVGRVVEVFPDGTSQLELQRPPHGAFGFSVTSGHGRPDTGVYVQEMADAGTAKLYAGLLGVGDEILQVNGAAVSGLGLARIRQLLLQADSLALRVLRQRPAPR